A genomic stretch from Falco cherrug isolate bFalChe1 chromosome 1, bFalChe1.pri, whole genome shotgun sequence includes:
- the DGCR6L gene encoding protein DGCR6L isoform X2: MERFGGGGGPGGYEAAAAEQLSRQQERHYRLLSELQALVKALPSPCQQRLSYTTLSDLALALLDGTVFEIVQGLLEIQHLTEKNLYSQRLQLHSEHRGLKQELFHRHKEAQQCCRPHNLPLLRAAQQREMEAVEQRIREEQRMMDEKIVLELDQKVIDQQSTLEKAGVSGFYITTNPQVGV, translated from the exons ATGGAGCGGttcggcggcggcggcgggcccggggggtacgaggcggcggcggcggagcagTTGTCCCGGCAGCAGGAGCGGCACTACCGGCTGCTGTCGGAGCTGCAGGCGCTGGTGAAGGCGCTGCCCAG CCCCTGCCAGCAGCGGCTGTCCTACACGACGCTGAGCGACCTGGCGCTGGCGCTGCTGGACGGGACCGTGTTCGAGATCGTGCAGGGCCTGCTGGAGATCCAGCACCTCACCGAGAAGAACCTCTACAGCCAgcggctgcagctgcacagcgAGCACCGCG GACTGAAGCAGGAGCTCTTCCACCGGCACAAAgaagcccagcagtgctgcaggccCCACAACCTGCCGCTCCTGCGTGCAGCCCAGCAGCGGGAGATGGAG gCCGTGGAGCAACGAATTCGAGAGGAACAGCGAATGATGGATGAGAAGATAGTCTTGGAACTGGACCAAAAAGTGATAGACCAACAGAGCACTCTGGAGAAGGCTGGGGTGTCTGGCTTCTACATCACCACCAACCCACAGGTTGGTGTTTAG
- the DGCR6L gene encoding protein DGCR6L isoform X1 yields the protein MERFGGGGGPGGYEAAAAEQLSRQQERHYRLLSELQALVKALPSPCQQRLSYTTLSDLALALLDGTVFEIVQGLLEIQHLTEKNLYSQRLQLHSEHRGLKQELFHRHKEAQQCCRPHNLPLLRAAQQREMEAVEQRIREEQRMMDEKIVLELDQKVIDQQSTLEKAGVSGFYITTNPQELTLQMNLLELIRKLQQKESESEKAFS from the exons ATGGAGCGGttcggcggcggcggcgggcccggggggtacgaggcggcggcggcggagcagTTGTCCCGGCAGCAGGAGCGGCACTACCGGCTGCTGTCGGAGCTGCAGGCGCTGGTGAAGGCGCTGCCCAG CCCCTGCCAGCAGCGGCTGTCCTACACGACGCTGAGCGACCTGGCGCTGGCGCTGCTGGACGGGACCGTGTTCGAGATCGTGCAGGGCCTGCTGGAGATCCAGCACCTCACCGAGAAGAACCTCTACAGCCAgcggctgcagctgcacagcgAGCACCGCG GACTGAAGCAGGAGCTCTTCCACCGGCACAAAgaagcccagcagtgctgcaggccCCACAACCTGCCGCTCCTGCGTGCAGCCCAGCAGCGGGAGATGGAG gCCGTGGAGCAACGAATTCGAGAGGAACAGCGAATGATGGATGAGAAGATAGTCTTGGAACTGGACCAAAAAGTGATAGACCAACAGAGCACTCTGGAGAAGGCTGGGGTGTCTGGCTTCTACATCACCACCAACCCACAG GAGCTGACTTTACAGATGAATTTACTGGAGCTGATTCGGAAGTTACAACAGAAGGAATCCGAGTCGGAGAAGGCTTTTTCCTGA
- the SLC7A4 gene encoding cationic amino acid transporter 4: MARWLPRSTDLTRFCQKLNRVKTLEDDMMETSFNRCLSTIDLTLLGIGGMVGSGLYVLTGTVAKEIAGPAVIISFIIAGFASLLAALCYAEFGARVPKTGSAYMFTYVSVGEIWAFLIGWNVLLEYMIGGAAVARAWSGYLDSIFNHKIKNFTETHVGTWQVPFLAHYPDFLAAAILLVATAFISFGAKVSSWLNHVFSAISMGVILFILIMGFVLAQPKNWSAQEGGFAPYGLSGIMAGTATCFYAFVGFDVIAASSEEARNPQKAVPRAIAFSLGLATGAYILVSVVLTLMVPWHTLDPDSALADAFYRRGYAWAGFLVAAGSICAMNTVLLSNLFSLPRIVYAMAEDGLFFRVFSRVHPRTQVPVIGIVVFGLLMALLALIFDLEALVQFLSIGTLLAYTFVAASIIVLRFQQQKVDVPAPAAGDRPTPEPHEGPSTGELKEYESFSDKLQLVDRDKSKEHREPGQLKAAFEPYLEFLSDFYPGEVVTVAVVTLMVSAICLCSVLVFGNTHLHLPTWSYSLLLVLFSLGFLLSLLLIWAHEQQRSTQTFQIPLVPLSPALSIVLNIYLMLKLSYMTWLRFAIWLLLGLLVYFGYGIWHSKENLREPRPQRVSARYVVFPSGSLEERVQAVQPSSQPTAGLPDTDDCKR; encoded by the exons ATGGCCAGATGGCTGCCTCGCTCCACCGACCTGACTCGCTTCTGCCAGAAACTCAACCGAGTGAAGACCTTGGAGGACGACATGATGGAGACGTCCTTCAACAGATGCCTTTCCACCATTGACTTGACGCTGCTGGGCATTGGGGGCATGGTGGGCTCCGGGCTGTATGTCCTCACAGGTACTGTGGCCAAGGAGATCGCTGGCCCCGCCGTCATCATCTCCTTCATCATTGCTGGCTTTGCCTCGCTCCTGGCTGCTCTCTGCTATGCTGAGTTTGGAGCCCGGGTACCCAAGACAGGCTCTGCCTACATGTTCACCTACGTGTCTGTGGGTGAGATCTGGGCCTTCCTCATCGGCTGGAACGTGCTGCTGGAGTACATGATTGGGGGAGCCGCAGTGGCCAGGGCCTGGAGCGGTTACCTGGACTCCATCTTCAACCACAAGATCAAGAACTTCACGGAGACCCACGTGGGCACCTGGCAGGTGCCATTCCTGGCCCACTACCCTGACTTTCTGGCGGCTGCCATCTTGCTGGTAGCCACCGCTTTCATCTCCTTTGGGGCCAAAGTGTCCTCCTGGCTCAACCATGTCTTCTCAGCCATCAGTATGGGTGTCATCCTCTTTATTCTCATCATGGGCTTCGTCCTGGCCCAGCCCAAGAACTGGAGTGCCCAGGAGGGTGGTTTTGCCCCATACGGGCTGTCGGGCATCATGGCTGGCACAGCCACCTGCTTCTACGCATTCGTGGGCTTTGACGTCATCGCGGCCTCCAGCGAAGAGGCCAGGAACCCGCAGAAGGCTGTCCCCAGGGCCATTGCTTTCTCCTTGGGGCTGGCCACCGGGGCCTACATCCTGGTGTCGGTGGTGCTGACGCTGATGGTGCCCTGGCACACGCTGGACCCCGACTCTGCCCTGGCAGATGCATTTTACAGGAGGGGCTACGCCTGGGCAGGGTTCCTGGTGGCCGCTGGCTCCATCTGTG CAATGAACACGGTCCTGTTGAGCAACCTCTTCTCCCTGCCACGCATTGTCTACGCCATGGCTGAGGATGGGCTCTTCTTTCGGGTCTTCTCCCGTGTGCATCCCCGCACACAGGTGCCCGTCATCGGCATTGTGGTCTTCGGGCTGCTCATGGCCCTGCTGGCCCTCATCTTTGACTTGGAAGCCCTGGTGCAGTTCCTGTCCATTGGCACGCTGCTGGCGTACACCTTTGTGGCTGCTAGCATCATCGTCTTGCgcttccagcagcagaaggtggatgtccctgcaccagcagctggtgACCGGCCCACCCCTGAGCCCCATGAGGGTCCATCCACCGGCGAGCTGAAGGAGTATGAGTCCTTCTCCGACAAGCTCCAGCTGGTGGACAGGGACAAGAGCAAAGAGCACCgggagccaggacagctgaaggcagctttCGAGCCCTACCTGGAGTTCCTCAGCGACTTCTACCCAGGCGAGGTGGTCACGGTGGCCGTGGTGACCCTGATGGTGTCTGCCATCTGCCTTTGCTCCGTCTTGGTGTTCGGCAACACCCACCTCCACCTGCCCACCTGGAGCTACTCCCTGCTGCTGGTCCTCTTCAGCCTGGGCTTCctgctcagcctcctcctcaTCTGGGCGCATGAACAACAGCGCAGCACGCAGACCTTCCAG ATCCCCCTGGTACCCCTCTCCCCGGCGCTGAGCATCGTCCTCAATATCTATCTGATGCTGAAGCTCAGCTACATGACGTGGCTCCGCTTTGCCATCTGGCTGCTCTTAG GCCTGCTGGTGTACTTCGGTTACGGCATCTGGCACAGCAAGGAGAACCTGCGGGAGCCCAGGCCACAGCGTGTCAGCGCCCGTTATGTGGTGTTCCCCAGcggcagcctggaggagagggTGCAGGCagtccagcccagctcccagcccactGCCGGGCTGCCGGACACCGACGACTGTAAGAGATGA
- the LRRC74B gene encoding leucine-rich repeat-containing protein 74B isoform X3, with translation MLKENCYISENTTIVSLQLSGNEYVDHAAKYLADAITANSKVEILDLSYNMFGDKAGEILGTAIAENIGLKKLKISWNHFHSQGAAALAKGLGANMFLKALDVSYNGFGNSRAAALREVFKANNVLEELSIR, from the exons atgctgaaagaaaactgcTACATTTCAG AAAATACTACAATTGTGTCCCTCCAGCTCTCAGGAAATGAATATGTTGATCATGCAGCCAAGTATTTAGCAGATGCCatcacagcaaacagcaaagtgGAAATTCTGGATCTAAGTTACAACATGTTTGGTGACAAAGCAG GTGAAATTCTTGGAACAGCAATAGCAGAAAACATTGGATTAAAGAAACTTAAAATCAGCTGGAACCATTTCCATAGCCAAGGGGCAGCTGCCTTGGCCAAGGGCTTGGGG GCAAACATGTTCCTCAAAGCGCTGGATGTGTCCTACAATGGCTTTGGCAACAGTAGAGCAGCTGCCTTGAGGGAGGTTTTTAAAGCCAACAATGTGCTGGAAGAGCTCAGCATCAG gtaa
- the LRRC74B gene encoding leucine-rich repeat-containing protein 74B isoform X1 codes for MLKENCYISENTTIVSLQLSGNEYVDHAAKYLADAITANSKVEILDLSYNMFGDKAGEILGTAIAENIGLKKLKISWNHFHSQGAAALAKGLGANMFLKALDVSYNGFGNSRAAALREVFKANNVLEELSIRFLLRPALSLFQHMQEHPHG; via the exons atgctgaaagaaaactgcTACATTTCAG AAAATACTACAATTGTGTCCCTCCAGCTCTCAGGAAATGAATATGTTGATCATGCAGCCAAGTATTTAGCAGATGCCatcacagcaaacagcaaagtgGAAATTCTGGATCTAAGTTACAACATGTTTGGTGACAAAGCAG GTGAAATTCTTGGAACAGCAATAGCAGAAAACATTGGATTAAAGAAACTTAAAATCAGCTGGAACCATTTCCATAGCCAAGGGGCAGCTGCCTTGGCCAAGGGCTTGGGG GCAAACATGTTCCTCAAAGCGCTGGATGTGTCCTACAATGGCTTTGGCAACAGTAGAGCAGCTGCCTTGAGGGAGGTTTTTAAAGCCAACAATGTGCTGGAAGAGCTCAGCATCAG ATTTCTGCTACGACCAGCTCTGAGTCTCTTCCAGCACATGCAAGAGCATCCTCATGGATGA
- the LRRC74B gene encoding leucine-rich repeat-containing protein 74B isoform X2 yields the protein MLKENCYISENTTIVSLQLSGNEYVDHAAKYLADAITANSKVEILDLSYNMFGDKAGEILGTAIAENIGLKKLKISWNHFHSQGAAALAKGLGANMFLKALDVSYNGFGNSRAAALREVFKANNVLEELSIRQN from the exons atgctgaaagaaaactgcTACATTTCAG AAAATACTACAATTGTGTCCCTCCAGCTCTCAGGAAATGAATATGTTGATCATGCAGCCAAGTATTTAGCAGATGCCatcacagcaaacagcaaagtgGAAATTCTGGATCTAAGTTACAACATGTTTGGTGACAAAGCAG GTGAAATTCTTGGAACAGCAATAGCAGAAAACATTGGATTAAAGAAACTTAAAATCAGCTGGAACCATTTCCATAGCCAAGGGGCAGCTGCCTTGGCCAAGGGCTTGGGG GCAAACATGTTCCTCAAAGCGCTGGATGTGTCCTACAATGGCTTTGGCAACAGTAGAGCAGCTGCCTTGAGGGAGGTTTTTAAAGCCAACAATGTGCTGGAAGAGCTCAGCATCAG GCAAAATTAA